The Clostridium aceticum genomic interval GGACAAGTTACTCACTTTCTTTGCTACTTCTACTACCTTTGATACTTATTTTATCAAGATCATTAGATTTTGCTCTCTCTAAAGCCTGTAACTCTTCAACGGAAAGATGATAATTAGACTTTCCATCTTTTATTGGTTTTGCATAAGAGACAGTTTCTACTCTACTGTGTATTCCAGTGACAATAATTCCATTATTATTACCGTCCAGCAAAGCAATAGAATAGCTTAAATCACTTCCTACGTCATCAAAAGCATTATATCGAACAATTCCTACTTTCTGCATAGAAAAACTCATGCGATTTTCCAGCACATCTAACTTAGAGTTTAACTGTTTAAACTCTTCTTGTATTCCCTCTACTCTCTCTATATGGTCTACTAATATACCCTCTATGTTTTTACCACTAGAACCCTTGACTAAGCGCTTATACTTTTCTCTTAAATTATCAGTAATATTATAGTTAATTACCAGTAAAATAACCAACACCAAATTCATTACTAAGCTAGTAAATATAAAGGTTAAAGAATTGGCATCTATTATTGACAAAATTTGTTGCATAAAGACTCTCCCCTCAACGACATTAAATAATTGTATAACTCAAGTTATTAAATAGAATGACTGTTGCTATAATTTTGAAGAGACTAACTATATCTGTTCACATATATTTTTTATCGCTTCAAGAGCCTGGTTTATATCTTCTTTTGTATTAAAATAACCAAAACTAAATCTTACAGTCCCTTGATCTAAGGTGCCTATTGTTCTATGAGCCATCGGAGCACAATGAAGGCCTGGTCTTACCCCTATGTCAAATACCTTATCTAAAATATAACCTATTTCTGAGGAATCCTCATCTTCTATATTGATAGATACAACTGATGCTTGTTTTTTTGCATTTTGTTGTCCATAAATCTTTACTTTTTTCATCTCTTTTAGACCTTCTATAAAATAGCTGGTAAGTTCTTCTTCGTGTTTACGAATTTTATCCAAGCCTTCTTCTAATATAAATTCAATTCCCGCTGTTAGCCCTGCTATACCTGGAGTGTTTGGGGTACCGCTTTCATATCGATCCGGCATCATTAGAGGCTGAACTAGTTCTTGAGACTTACTTCCTGTGCCACCCTCTTTAAAATGTCTTACGTCTATACCTTCCCTAATATATAGTACTCCTGTTCCTTGGGGACCCATTAAACCTTTGTGTCCTGCCATTGCTAATAGATCAATGTTGTTACTACTTACATTGATATCATATATCCCTGCTGTCTGAGCTGCATCTACTAAAAATAAAATGCCATGCTCTTTAGCTATTTTACCTATCTCTTCGATAGGCATAATTGTTCCTGTTACATTAGAGGCGTGGGTTGTAACAATAAGCTTTGTATTGCTTTTTATAGCCTGCTCTATAAGTTTTGGATCTAATTCTCCTCTTTCATCACATTGTATAATGGTATTTTCTACACCATTATTTTCTACTCTTTTAATGGGCCTCAACACAGAGTTATGTTCCATACTGGTGGTAATTACATGATCTCCTTGATCTAATATCCCCTTAATAGCTAAATTAAGAGCTTCTGTAGCATTGGAGGTAAATACAACTTGCATTGGATCATCTATATTGAATAACTTGCAAATCATTTCTCTTCCTTTAAATATGGTTCTTCCCGCTTCTAATGCCATCTTATGTCCTGATCGTCCTGGATTTGCACCAAAGTTTTTCATATTGTGTATAACAGCTTCATATACCGCTTCCGGTTTTGGAAAGGAAGTAGCAGCATTATCCAAATAAATCACAACAAATCTCTCCTTTATGCTAGGTTATAAATCTAACTTTTATTATACCATACTCTTCTTCCTATATTATGTTCTCTATTAATAAAAATTTTTATTTTTTATTGTTTTTTCTTGTCGAAGTTTCACATGAAACATTAACTGCTTGTTTCCAATAAACTTATTATTCTTTCTAAATCTTCTTCATTGTAATATTCAATTTCAATCTTACCCTTCTTTTTTCCATTTACAATAGTAACTCTTGTTCCAAAAAAACTTTTTAAATTTTCTTCTATTTCAAAGAGAACAACATCCTTCTTCTTACTAGCTGATTCTTTATTTTTCTTATTAGGTTCAACAATCGCCCTTACCAGTTCCTCTACTTGTCGAACATTAAAATTCTCCGCTTCTACTTTCAAAGCAATTTCATATTGTTTTTCTGAGTCCTGAATACTTAGAAGAGCTCTTCCGTGGCCTCCTGTAAGTTTGCCTTCCTTAATCATGTCTATGATCCTAGGGTCTAACTGTAATAATCGTAAAATATTGGCTATGTAGGGTCTGCTTTTACCAACTGCTTCTGCCAGTTGATCTTGTGTCACTTGATATTTATCAATTAAGTACTTGTATGCCTTTCCCTCATCAATAATATTAAGATCTTCCCTTTGGATGTTTTCTATAATGGCAACTTCCATTAGCTGTTGTTCACTATATTTTTTTATAATGCAGGGTATTTCTTTTAGTCCCGCAATTCTAGTAGCCCTCCATCGCCTTTCACCAGCGATAATCATAAACCCTTCTTCTCTTTCTGTAACAACGATAGGTTGTATTAACCCATATCTTTCTATAGATTCTGCTAATTCCTTTAATGCTTCTTCATTAAACTCTTTACGAGGTTGATTTTTATTAGGGTATATGCTGTTAATACTTATTGTTTGGACTTTATTCTCTTGAACCGATTCTTCTACAAGCTGTATCGTATCTATTTGGGGTATGAGGGCCTGCAATCCTTTACCTAATCCTTTTCTTTTTACTGGTTTGGTCATTTAAATCACATCCTCTTCTAATTCTATAAATTCTTCCGCTAATTCTAAGTAAGCCTCTGCCCCCTTAGATTTTTTATCATAGTAAATAACTGGTTGTCCATGACTAGGAGCCTCAGCAAGCCTTACATTTCTAGGTATAATTGTGGTATATACTTTTCCTTTAAAATAGTTTTTTACTTCATCTACTACCTGTATAGATAGATTTGTTCTACCATCAAACATACTTAAAACCACCCCTTGAATTTCTAACTCTGAATTCAAACTACTTTTGACTAGCTGTATCGTATTCATCAGTTGGCTTACTCCTTCAAGAGCATAGTATTCACATTGAATAGGTATAAGTACACTATTTACTGCAGACAAAGAGTTAATTGTTAGTAGTCCTAAGGAAGGGGGACAGTCTATAAAGATATAGTCATAATTATCTTTAATTGTATGAATAGCCCTTTTTAAAATTGTCTCTCTTTCCTTTGTGGAAACCAGTTCTATTTCCGCTCCTGCTAGTTCACTACTAGAGGGTATTAAGTCTATATTGCTGTACTCTGTTTTTATAATAACCTTCTTTATATCTACTTCATTTAACATAACATCATAAATACTATATTCCAACTGGTCTTTATCTACACCAAAGCCACTGGTACTATTACCTTGAGGATCAATATCTATGACACATACTCGTTTACCTTTATCAGCTATACAAGCACTAAGATTGACGTTTGTGGTAGTCTTACCTACGCCTCCTTTTTGATTAAAGATTGCTATTATTTTAGCCATTTACCGCTACCCCCTTTTAACAATTAGTAAAAACTTTTGTTACTCTATATAAATAATCTAGTTTAGTAAGCAGATAACTAAGACGCTGCCAATCTACTCTCTATTAAATTTCTAAAAAGTTTTGAATTTTCCTTTTAAAAAAAATATATTTCATATATTTTTTTGATTTTTATTTTTTATACTGCTCTTCAAGATATTTCACTAATAATACAAATTTAAAAGGAATATAATGATTTATAAACATAATCTATAAAGAAAAATAAAATAAATCAAAGAAAATTTTTTACTATAAACATTTTACTGAGGAGGTTTATTTAATGTTACGTATGATTATGACAACTTTTTTTATTGTATTTATTGCGGAGCTAGGAGATAAGACCCAACTCCAAACAATGTTGTTGGCAACACAGTGTAAGTCTATATGGCCAGTATTTATAGGAGCATCTTTAGCTCTAATTCTTAGCTCTCTTATAGGGGTTTGTGCTGGAGCATTTCTTACGAAATATATTCCTACCCACTATCTACAAACAGCTGCTGGTGTGGCTTTTGTTGTTATAGGTGTTCTTACTTTAACAGGAAAAATTTAACATTTATGTCATAGGTGTTCATCTGCACCGTAATTTGTCATTCTTCGTTACTCCAAGATCCTTCGCTACCCTCAGGATGACATTTAGATAGAGTTTTAGAAATAATTGTATTAATTTAATTCCTATTAATTTAATACCTATGATACCTATATAAAAAAAGATTACTAAGTATCTTCTAGTAATCTTTTATCGTTAACTTATATTTTGTTTGTCTATTATCCCTTTGGTATTTTAACCGTTACCTCTATAAAATCTCCCTTATCCACCTGCTTAAATTCAGCCTTCTCTTGCTTATCTTTAATAGCATCGTAGGCTTGTTTAATTGTATTAATATATATTTTATAGTTCATAAAACTTTTAATCTTTTGTTGTCTTTTAGGTTCTTCTGCTGCTGTTATTTCCTCCAGCATATTCTGTATAAGTTCTTCCGTTTTTTTAACGTTATAGTCGTTTTTTATTACTTTTTCTAAAACTAAAGTTCTTAATTCATCATCAGGAAGCTTTAGTAAAGCTCTAGCATGTCTCTCTGTTAAATTGTTTTCTAGTAATTTTCGCTTAATATCTTCCCTCAACCGAAGAATCCTTAGTTTATTAGCAATAGTAGATTGGTTTTTGCCTACACATAGCGCCAACTCCTGTTGCGTCAATCCATGATCTTCAATTAAATTAAAGTATCCTTCAGCCTCTTCTATAAAATTCAAATCTTCCCTTTGAAGATTTTCTATAATAGCTAAAATAGCGGAATCTTTGTCGTTAAAATGATTGTTAACAATAGCAGGTATTGTTTTTAGGTTAGCCAATTTTGCCGCCTTTACTCTTCGCTCTCCAGCTATTAATTCATACTTTCCTTCCCCTATTTGCCGTACACTTATAGGTTGTAGTACTCCATACGCTTTTATAGATTGACTCAGTTCTTGTAAACTTGCCTGAGAAAAAGTTTTTCTAGGTTGATAAGGGTTGGAAATAACAGAATCGATACATATCTCTAGAACTTTTCTTTCAGTAACACTCATCCCGATCCCTCTTTTCTTTAAATAAGGAAATTTCATAATACTACTTATTCTATAAAAAAACCTTGACTCCTCCTACTATTAAACAGAAAAATATTTTTTTGTTTTACAAAATACTTCTTTTTATCAGGTTTTAAAGAGGGTTTTTTGAAGGTTTACCAGCCTTTCTAGGATATTTTGTTGGAATTTGTTTTATTTTCTCTATTACCAAAATACTATGGGTTATATCACTAAAAGGTAATGTTATATGTTGTTGATCTACTACTTTACCTCCTAAAACTTCAATCGCTCTTTTTCCTTCAAGTAACTCTTCATCCAAAGCTTTACCTTTTTGACAAACAAAGAAGCCTCCTACTTTTACAAAAGGTAAACAATATTCTACTAGAATATTTAAAGGAGCTACTGCTCTAGCCACTGCATAATCATAAACTTCTCTATGGCCTTTGTCCTGACCAAAATCCTCAGCTCTACCATGAACAAATTCCATATCTTCAAGTTCTAGTTGAAGGCATACTTCTTTCAAAAAGTTAATCCTCTTGTTTAAAGAGTCTAGTAGTGTTACTTTCAATTGAGGAAAAATTACCTTTAAAGGAATACCAGGAAACCCTGCTCCAGTACCTACATCTATTGCTTTTCCGTTATTCTTTAGTTGTTGGACTTTTATACAGGATATAGAATCTAAAAAATGTTTTATAATCACTTCCTGCTCATCTTCAATCGCTGTTAAATTCATTTTTTTATTCCATTCTAATAGAATATCTTTATATGTTAACAACTGATCTATTTGTTTTTCACTAAGTTCTATTCCTAATTCCTTGCTTCCTTCTTTTAATAATGTTGCTAATGTCATCTTTTACTCCCCATCCCCTCTTTGCCTTCTTCTTTGCTCTAAGTAGACCAACAAAACAGAAATATCAGCTGGTGAAACACCAGAGATTCTAGAAGCCTGTCCAACTGAAAGAGGTTTAATAGCATTAAGTTTTTGCCTTGCCTCTAGCCTTAGTCCATCTATCTCGCTATAATTAATGTCTTCAGTAAGTCTTTTATTTTCTAATTTTTTGAACTGATCAATTTGTTTCAGTTGCTTATCGATATAACCTTCGTATTTTATAACAACTTCACACTGTTTTACTACGTCCTTCAATATTTCTTCGTTTCTATGAAAATCGATAGCAGATATTGTTTCATAAGAAACCTCTGGTCTTTTTAATAAATCATAAAGAGAAATCCCTGTCTTTATAAGAGAACTACCTAAAGTCTCCAGTAGAGGATTGGCCTTATCGGGTGAAACAACTGTTGTTTTTAATCGCTGCATTTCCGACTCTATTTGTTGTTTTTTATTTAAATATCTTTCATATCTTTCTTCTGTAACCAGCCCTGCCTCATAACCCTTAGGCGTCAATCTTAAATCGGCGTTATCCTGTCTTAATATTAGTCTATACTCTGCTCTTGAGGTCATCATACGATAGGGTTCATTGGTTCCCTTTGTAACTAAATCATCAATCAACACACCAATATAAGCTTCTGACCGATCTAGTATAAGAGGATCTTTTTCTTCAATTTTTAAGGTAGCATTCATCCCTGCCATCAAGCCTTGGGCTGCTGCTTCCTCATATCCAGATGAGCCATTAAACTGCCCAGCACAAAATAAGTATTGAATATGCTTAGTCTCTAGTGAAGGTTTTAATTGTGTAGGATCAATACAGTCATACTCAATAGCATATGCTGGTCGCATGATTTTGGCATTTTCTAAACCTATTACTGTTCTAATCATTTGTTGCTGAATTTCCTCCGGCAAACTGGTAGACATCCCCTGAATATACATTTCTTTTGTATCAAGTCCTTCTGGCTCAATAAAAAGTTGGTGAGAAGGTTTATCATGGAACCGAACAATTTTATCTTCTATCGAAGGACAATATCTAGGACCTATACTCTCCATATCCCCCCTATACATAGCAGAACGATTAATATTTTCTGTAATTACCCTTTGAGTTTCTGCTGTGGTTCTTGTTAACCAGCATGGATGTTGATCGATCTCTAACTTACTGTTCAAAAAGGAAAAAGGCACCACTTCTTTATCTCCAGCATGAATATCCATTTTGGAAAAATCAATACTATCTTTATGTATTCTTGCAGGGGTTCCTGTTTTAAACCTTCTCATATTACATCCTAAAGCTACTAATTTTTCTGAAAGATATTTCGCGGGAAATAAACCATTGGGACCAGACTCATAATTTACTTCACCCATATAAACTTTACTTCTAAGATAAACACCTGTTGCTAAAATAACAGCTTTACTGTAGTATACAGCCCCTGTTCTAGTAACAACACCCTTTACCTGACCATCTTCTACAATTAAATCTACAACTTCAGCTTGCCTTACTTCTAAGCTCTCTTGATTTTCTATGGTTTTTTTCATTTCCACATGATATTTCAATTTATCTGCTTGAGCTCTTAAAGAATGTACTGCTGGTCCCTTTGCGGTATTTAACATCTTACTTTGAATAAAAGACTTATCTATATTGATGCCCATTTCTCCTCCTAGTGCATCAATTTCCCTTACCAGGTGCCCTTTACCAGTTCCTCCGATGGATGGATTACAAGGCATCATGGCAATCGCATCTAAGGTT includes:
- a CDS encoding DUF4446 family protein; its protein translation is MQQILSIIDANSLTFIFTSLVMNLVLVILLVINYNITDNLREKYKRLVKGSSGKNIEGILVDHIERVEGIQEEFKQLNSKLDVLENRMSFSMQKVGIVRYNAFDDVGSDLSYSIALLDGNNNGIIVTGIHSRVETVSYAKPIKDGKSNYHLSVEELQALERAKSNDLDKISIKGSRSSKESE
- a CDS encoding aminotransferase class V-fold PLP-dependent enzyme, producing MIYLDNAATSFPKPEAVYEAVIHNMKNFGANPGRSGHKMALEAGRTIFKGREMICKLFNIDDPMQVVFTSNATEALNLAIKGILDQGDHVITTSMEHNSVLRPIKRVENNGVENTIIQCDERGELDPKLIEQAIKSNTKLIVTTHASNVTGTIMPIEEIGKIAKEHGILFLVDAAQTAGIYDINVSSNNIDLLAMAGHKGLMGPQGTGVLYIREGIDVRHFKEGGTGSKSQELVQPLMMPDRYESGTPNTPGIAGLTAGIEFILEEGLDKIRKHEEELTSYFIEGLKEMKKVKIYGQQNAKKQASVVSINIEDEDSSEIGYILDKVFDIGVRPGLHCAPMAHRTIGTLDQGTVRFSFGYFNTKEDINQALEAIKNICEQI
- a CDS encoding ParB/RepB/Spo0J family partition protein produces the protein MTKPVKRKGLGKGLQALIPQIDTIQLVEESVQENKVQTISINSIYPNKNQPRKEFNEEALKELAESIERYGLIQPIVVTEREEGFMIIAGERRWRATRIAGLKEIPCIIKKYSEQQLMEVAIIENIQREDLNIIDEGKAYKYLIDKYQVTQDQLAEAVGKSRPYIANILRLLQLDPRIIDMIKEGKLTGGHGRALLSIQDSEKQYEIALKVEAENFNVRQVEELVRAIVEPNKKNKESASKKKDVVLFEIEENLKSFFGTRVTIVNGKKKGKIEIEYYNEEDLERIISLLETSS
- a CDS encoding ParA family protein, with the translated sequence MAKIIAIFNQKGGVGKTTTNVNLSACIADKGKRVCVIDIDPQGNSTSGFGVDKDQLEYSIYDVMLNEVDIKKVIIKTEYSNIDLIPSSSELAGAEIELVSTKERETILKRAIHTIKDNYDYIFIDCPPSLGLLTINSLSAVNSVLIPIQCEYYALEGVSQLMNTIQLVKSSLNSELEIQGVVLSMFDGRTNLSIQVVDEVKNYFKGKVYTTIIPRNVRLAEAPSHGQPVIYYDKKSKGAEAYLELAEEFIELEEDVI
- a CDS encoding TMEM165/GDT1 family protein — translated: MLRMIMTTFFIVFIAELGDKTQLQTMLLATQCKSIWPVFIGASLALILSSLIGVCAGAFLTKYIPTHYLQTAAGVAFVVIGVLTLTGKI
- the noc gene encoding nucleoid occlusion protein; the protein is MSVTERKVLEICIDSVISNPYQPRKTFSQASLQELSQSIKAYGVLQPISVRQIGEGKYELIAGERRVKAAKLANLKTIPAIVNNHFNDKDSAILAIIENLQREDLNFIEEAEGYFNLIEDHGLTQQELALCVGKNQSTIANKLRILRLREDIKRKLLENNLTERHARALLKLPDDELRTLVLEKVIKNDYNVKKTEELIQNMLEEITAAEEPKRQQKIKSFMNYKIYINTIKQAYDAIKDKQEKAEFKQVDKGDFIEVTVKIPKG
- the rsmG gene encoding 16S rRNA (guanine(527)-N(7))-methyltransferase RsmG: MTLATLLKEGSKELGIELSEKQIDQLLTYKDILLEWNKKMNLTAIEDEQEVIIKHFLDSISCIKVQQLKNNGKAIDVGTGAGFPGIPLKVIFPQLKVTLLDSLNKRINFLKEVCLQLELEDMEFVHGRAEDFGQDKGHREVYDYAVARAVAPLNILVEYCLPFVKVGGFFVCQKGKALDEELLEGKRAIEVLGGKVVDQQHITLPFSDITHSILVIEKIKQIPTKYPRKAGKPSKNPL
- the mnmG gene encoding tRNA uridine-5-carboxymethylaminomethyl(34) synthesis enzyme MnmG, which produces MQYDAGSYDVIVVGAGHAGCEAALATSRMKKQTLMLTTTLDAIAMMPCNPSIGGTGKGHLVREIDALGGEMGINIDKSFIQSKMLNTAKGPAVHSLRAQADKLKYHVEMKKTIENQESLEVRQAEVVDLIVEDGQVKGVVTRTGAVYYSKAVILATGVYLRSKVYMGEVNYESGPNGLFPAKYLSEKLVALGCNMRRFKTGTPARIHKDSIDFSKMDIHAGDKEVVPFSFLNSKLEIDQHPCWLTRTTAETQRVITENINRSAMYRGDMESIGPRYCPSIEDKIVRFHDKPSHQLFIEPEGLDTKEMYIQGMSTSLPEEIQQQMIRTVIGLENAKIMRPAYAIEYDCIDPTQLKPSLETKHIQYLFCAGQFNGSSGYEEAAAQGLMAGMNATLKIEEKDPLILDRSEAYIGVLIDDLVTKGTNEPYRMMTSRAEYRLILRQDNADLRLTPKGYEAGLVTEERYERYLNKKQQIESEMQRLKTTVVSPDKANPLLETLGSSLIKTGISLYDLLKRPEVSYETISAIDFHRNEEILKDVVKQCEVVIKYEGYIDKQLKQIDQFKKLENKRLTEDINYSEIDGLRLEARQKLNAIKPLSVGQASRISGVSPADISVLLVYLEQRRRQRGDGE